Part of the Zingiber officinale cultivar Zhangliang chromosome 8A, Zo_v1.1, whole genome shotgun sequence genome, AGAAAGAACAGCCCGCTCAGTAAACTTCTTCACAGAAGAATGTACGTTCTCTGGAACAGTCTTTGCCACCCTCTCCAACTCTTCCTGTTGTTGCTTAGCAGTAATTACATCAGGCCCACAATACATCTCAATAAGTTCTTCCTTCAAAGGCaattttttcataatttcttTTACAGCTTCCTGTCAAGAAAATTGCACATCAGACATTCGTGAAATAGTATACAAATATGTCTAAGTGCTTAGCCACACAGCTGATCCAGACAAGTGGACCTAACGGCTTGTTGCTGTTATTGTGTCCAAGTGCTAGCTACGACTAAAATGTCCATAATTGCAACACAAAATTCATCCAAGTTAAAGACATTGCAGAGACATAAATAGTAGCAACACTTGCTTTTGTATAGTAGCTACACTACTTTGTATTGAAGCCTTTAGGTTTTAGGCACATTAGTTTACCAAATACGAAAAACAAATCCATATATACAGATAATAACAGAATTTGTAGtagaaaatagaaacaaaaatacCTAGTGAACAAGGACCACTAGATAATACCACCAAATTAATTATGGAGCAAACAACAAAAAATGAAGTGGCCAACATAAGCCTATATCTCACAAGTGGTTAATAGCGAGGTGAAGTAAGGTTTTGTAAGGGGAGAAACAACAAGTGTCAAGTAGCATGCATATGTGATCTTATTTAATAATGTATTATAGTGATTCACACCCAAAAATGTTTGATCTAAATAATCCTAAAGAACATAATCTCTACAAATAATTCATACAAACACTGAGCTGAAACCTAATtaataagaaagaaaaaggcatGAGGTTCTGACACAAACCAATAGTAAGCAAAACATGTCTTGTGTATAGCAAAAGCTTTCAAAAGTAATGTGCAGAACTGTTATTATGTACATGATATAAGTTTCTAACACTGTTATTACTATACAAGCTTTAACATGGTAGGTCAGTTACAACATCACCTACCATGTCTAAAGACGGACAACCCTTAAGAAACCTTATACCAAAGACCTACGCCTAGTTTACATTATTGCAATTcaaaatttgatatggaaatagAAATGATCACTTTCAGTTGAGAATCATCAAATATTTATCATAAGGTAAACATATCACATATCACATATCTACAGACAAAATACAAATTAAGGACCATGAATCACCTCCCATTGTTCATGGCTTTGGAACCCTTCATAGGCCATCAAGAATGGCTTAGCCTTCTGCAGTGCTTCCTCAAGGGACATCGGTGGCTTCTCATCGATATCTGGATTTTCAAAATTAACCAAGTATTCTGGCTCATACTCAATCTGCACAAACAGAAAGATTAGAGAAAGGAAAACATAGAACAAATCTGCCCAGTGCCATCAAATACAGACCATATTGTTATAGTGTTGGGCCTCCAAATAAGCCTGCACCAGTGGAGATGGCAGAGCTCTCAAgctcatttcttcaaatgcttcaTTCAGTAGATTCATCTTCTCTTCTCCAAGCCTCTTCTCCAATTTCTCTCCATCAGCATTGTTTCCAAGATAAATGCCAATGTCGAGTTCCTGTTCTTCTGCTCCTCCTCGTCCCCCGGACCTtccgcctctccctctccctcttccccGGGTCATCGTTCTACCTCCTCTTCCCCTCCCAGGGCCCTGCCCGCCGCCCGAACGAGACAAGACCTCAACAGCCCTTTTTACAGCCTCCTCCCGTCCCATCCTCGTCTGGCTCGCCGTCTGAGCAGACGTTTCCGGACCAGACCTAGGAGCTGGTCTCTGCCGGAGATGCCGATTCTCCTCGCGCGGCCGGGCATCTGATTCGGGAACGCGGGTGGGCTTGCCCCTCCCGACGCCAGAGGGTCCAGGGGACATGCTCCGAGGAAGTGGAGCGACTTCATCCGAGCCAGCTAACTTAGGTTTGTCTCCCAAGTCGGAAGGCACTTCCTCCCGCCTGAAAAAAATCGGCTTTTTAGGACCTGCGGAGGATTCGGAGGGATCGgaaggaggcggcggcggcggaggcgacGGGGCGAAGCGCCCGCGGCCCCGCCCCACAGAAGCAGGATCCCCAGGGGACATCCAAGACGAGAAAGAGGGGAGGACAGGAGAGGACGGTAGTACGGGTTGGCCTCTCCCGCGGCCAACGCCCGGCGGGGCAAAACCATGCTCGTCGCCTTCGTGGGGAGCGGGTTGGCCAGGGACGCGGGTCGGGGGTCCCGAAcctcggcctcttcctcttccGCCACCACCACCAGGCAAGGTGGAGTAGGCATACAGGGCGGTGGCCGACGCGGGGCGGCCGCCGGGGACGGCGGTTAGCTTGCCGAAGGACCGCATGTGGCGTTCGATGCTCAGCCGCAGATGGATTCGAAGAGTGGGCGGCGTAGGGCTGAGAGATCGCTATTACTTCTTAGGGAATTAGGGAGAGACGAGGGAGCAAGAGCGTAAATGAGCCCGAGTCAAACCAATCTACTGACTGGTTCAAGTTTCGcttgagtttaattcaaattcgacctaagtttaatttatctaATATCATCGagcttatttaattatttttatttaattgattattgaTTAATGAATTTCTAATAAATTTCatgttgaaaataaaaaaatacccttAATTATTCATATCGTccatcttttaaattattaaaatagcactctaaaataactttaataaaATTGTTTAATCTTAAGATCCTATCAAATTAACTTTTTGATGATatagataaatatttttataaatacaataatattattaattgagaaaattcaataaaaaaaattaataaataaataccaACAgactttaagaaaaaaaaatataaaacttaAAATGGAAAAAATCAGTCTTTTTTATTGGAATGGTAAAAACAAAGACTGTCTTTTttcctttattataaaaaatcCTATCTCTTGcatttttatttccaaaattatctttattttttaacttatgaAACTACTACTATTTTATTGATcaatattgataaaaaaaaatccatgttgtaatagttaaataattaatataatcACAGTATTATTAggattaataagaaatttaagggatggttaaaaaagggattaaaaaaatatttctggTTATTAAATTTAAGGGATGCTATCATGCTATGTAGCTTTTCTTCCTCCTCGCCCCCTCGGACTGCAGCCTAAAGGCGGAGCGTTGGAAACCTAGAAATGAGGCAGAGGGTGTGAACTAGGGATGTAAATAAATTGAGCCGACTTGAAAAttatttgatttgtattttcgtttcatttacacccctagtgtGAACAGAGAACAAGTGAGATATACAACTAATAAAATTTTCAGAAGGGGTACTTTCATACACCCCCACGTCCCCTTGCCTCTGCCACTAATAAGAGTTAAAATATTGTCACATTATAGTAGTAACCAATGTTCACCAGATATAAAATGTCATATAGTAACAACTATCTGCCACTAATAAGAGTTAAAGTATCGTCACAATATAGTAGTAACCAATGCTCACCGGATATGAAGTGTCATATACTAACAACTATGAATTATAATGGCTAAAACACAATCATTATTAGTATTAATTAGAGTGTCTATATTATCACAGTTATAATTAATAGTTGCTACAACAATgccaaagtatttttgaaaaaatattcatatgaaataaaatattacGATTCTAATAAAAAGgatacccttttaatttttgtccaaaCTTAAGCACAATCAAATTCTATTTGACCCCTATTTACACTCAAAGAATTAATATGCATCACCTTCACAGTTCAGCTCTTTAACACCACCTCTCATTTCTAAATGGAAATCATCACAATTAAGACAATCAGAAACTTTCATGTCTAAACTAAAAGCTCAAACACACAAAGATAGATGATATTCAAAACAGTAATTCGGTCGCAGTTGATTCATGCTTGAGATCCAAGGAAGCCTATCATAGGATAAACCTACAACACCAAAGTGATTTTCTGACACAACATGAAACTCTTCCAAAAACAAACTCAAAGTTGGGTTTTAGATACA contains:
- the LOC122009377 gene encoding proline-rich protein 12-like, whose product is MRSFGKLTAVPGGRPASATALYAYSTLPGGGGGRGRGRGSGPPTRVPGQPAPHEGDEHGFAPPGVGRGRGQPVLPSSPVLPSFSSWMSPGDPASVGRGRGRFAPSPPPPPPPSDPSESSAGPKKPIFFRREEVPSDLGDKPKLAGSDEVAPLPRSMSPGPSGVGRGKPTRVPESDARPREENRHLRQRPAPRSGPETSAQTASQTRMGREEAVKRAVEVLSRSGGGQGPGRGRGGRTMTRGRGRGRGGRSGGRGGAEEQELDIGIYLGNNADGEKLEKRLGEEKMNLLNEAFEEMSLRALPSPLVQAYLEAQHYNNMIEYEPEYLVNFENPDIDEKPPMSLEEALQKAKPFLMAYEGFQSHEQWEEAVKEIMKKLPLKEELIEMYCGPDVITAKQQQEELERVAKTVPENVHSSVKKFTERAVLSLQSNPGWGFDKKCQFMDKLVREVSQHYK